From a single Salvelinus namaycush isolate Seneca chromosome 14, SaNama_1.0, whole genome shotgun sequence genomic region:
- the LOC120058935 gene encoding WAP four-disulfide core domain protein 3-like, whose amino-acid sequence MNLSARCALVLFLLAFVDLKIVSAAETGGTSTAKPGVCPRRRWGSGICAEFCSNDSDCPNDEKCCHNGCGHDCIAPYTAKPGVCPRRRWGSGTCAEFCSNDSDCPNDEKCCHNGCCIAPLTVPILPKAGQCPRLLNVVPSHKGCVRDEDCPKDDKCCVFDCGAVCVPPAFTKPGVCPRRRWGSGMCAEFCSNDSDCANDEKCCHNGCGHECIAPYTVKPGRCALPKGTPMCAEYCYHDGQCPEEQKCCRTTCGHACSEPCS is encoded by the exons ATGAATTTGTCAGCGCGTTGTGCTTTGGTTCTTTTTCTGTTGGCATTTGTAGATTTGAAAATAGTCTCTGCTGCAGAAACGGGAGGCACATCTACAG CAAAGCCTGGAGTGTGCCCTCGTAGACGATGGGGCTCAGGGATATGTGCAGAGTTCTGTTCCAATGACAGTGACTGCCCCAATGATGAAAAATGCTGTCACAACGGATGTGGGCATGACTGCATTGCACCTTACACAG CAAAGCCTGGAGTGTGCCCTCGTAGACGATGGGGCTCAGGGACGTGTGCAGAGTTCTGTTCCAATGACAGTGACTGCCCCAATGATGAAAAATGCTGCCACAATGGATGTTGCATTGCAC CTCTCACAGTGCCAATCCTCCCAAAGGCAGGTCAGTGCCCGCGGCTTCTGAACGTGGTGCCGTCACACAAGGGATGTGTCCGCGATGAGGACTGTCCTAAAGATGACAAATGCTGCGTATTTGACTGCGGCGCAGTGTGTGTCCCACCTGCCTTCA CAAAGCCAGGAGTCTGCCCTCGCAGACGATGGGGCTCAGGGATGTGTGCTGAGTTCTGTTCCAATGACAGTGACTGCGCCAACGATGAAAAATGCTGCCACAATGGATGTGGGCATGAGTGCATTGCACCTTACACAG TGAAACCTGGTCGCTGTGCTCTGCCTAAGGGGACCCCCATGTGTGCTGAGTACTGTTACCATGACGGCCAGTGCCCCGAGGAACAGAAGTGTTGCCGGACAACCTGCGGCCACGCCTGCAGTGAGCCATGCTCATAG